One genomic window of Ornithorhynchus anatinus isolate Pmale09 chromosome 10, mOrnAna1.pri.v4, whole genome shotgun sequence includes the following:
- the LOC100680661 gene encoding uncharacterized LOC100680661 precursor (The RefSeq protein has 3 substitutions compared to this genomic sequence): protein MKVFILACLVAAAVAVPVSTEFDKLLVKEKLLKHRDLVKDLPTIFSSEWEQFLRHPEVYVPLEKYQQRLRLFKPTYLVPVNKFVERHPFRNILFPEELPEAYQPIEKEDSSSSSEETVQVPVEKHLLRLRKLHVPQKLRPLRFYPNHQVPFXRHPLPYAGTQVHQPVEVPFPLPXQY, encoded by the exons ATGAAGGTCTTCATCCTCGCCTGCCTGGTGGCTGCTGCAGTAGCAGTTCCCGTGAGCACG GAATTTGACAAGCTGTTGGTTAAG GAGAAACTCCTGAAACACAGAGATCTTGTG AAGGACCTTCCTACCATCTTCTCCAGTGAG TGGGAGCAATTTCTGAGACATCCAGAGGTTTACGTGCCCCTTGAG AAATATcaacagagattgagactgttCAAACCTACCTATCTG GTGCCTGTCAATAAGTTTGTTGAG AGACACCCCTTTAGAAACATTTTGTTTCCTGAAGAACTGCCTGAGGCCTATCAACCTAtcgag AAGGAAGACAGCAGCTCCTCCAGTGAG GAAACTGTCCAAGTACCCGTTGAA AAGCACCTTCTGAGACTGAGGAAACTCCACGTGCCCCAG aAGCTCCGGCCCCTCAGATTCTATCCTAACCACCAAGTTCCATTTCAACGGCACCCCCTCCCTTATGCCGGACTCCAGGTCCACCAACCAGTGGAAGTACCCTTCCCTCTTCCG GTTCAGTACTGA
- the LOC100680661 gene encoding uncharacterized LOC100680661 isoform X1 produces the protein MKVFILACLVAAAVAVPVSTEFDKLLVKDLPTIFSSEWEQFLRHPEVYVPLEVPVNKFVERHPFRNILFPEELPEAYQPIEKEDSSSSSEETVQVPVEKHLLRLRKLHVPQKLRPLRFYPNHQVPFQRHPLPYAGLQVHQPVEVPFPLPVQY, from the exons ATGAAGGTCTTCATCCTCGCCTGCCTGGTGGCTGCTGCAGTAGCAGTTCCCGTGAGCACG GAATTTGACAAGCTGTTGGTTAAG GACCTTCCTACCATCTTCTCCAGTGAG TGGGAGCAATTTCTGAGACATCCAGAGGTTTACGTGCCCCTTGAG GTGCCTGTCAATAAGTTTGTTGAG AGACACCCCTTTAGAAACATTTTGTTTCCTGAAGAACTGCCTGAGGCCTATCAACCTAtcgag AAGGAAGACAGCAGCTCCTCCAGTGAG GAAACTGTCCAAGTACCCGTTGAA AAGCACCTTCTGAGACTGAGGAAACTCCACGTGCCCCAG aAGCTCCGGCCCCTCAGATTCTATCCTAACCACCAAGTTCCATTTCAACGGCACCCCCTCCCTTATGCCGGACTCCAGGTCCACCAACCAGTGGAAGTACCCTTCCCTCTTCCG GTTCAGTACTGA